The Glycine max cultivar Williams 82 chromosome 12, Glycine_max_v4.0, whole genome shotgun sequence genome window below encodes:
- the LOC100794634 gene encoding uncharacterized protein LOC100794634 precursor: MRTPYLSKKMKSFAFFVVFSLLVVNLSYARKDMGDYWKNMMNGQPMPEAIKDLLVQDPQVSDAVKDHFIRDFDIKPNTILYHTHVVPNKQKQKQNIQQAMAKKLEPKFQGTERHG, from the exons atgagaACTCCATATCTTAGCAAAAAAATGAAGTCCTTTGCTTTTTTCGTAGTCTTTTCTCTTCTG GTTGTCAACCTCAGCTATGCAAGAAAAGACATGGGAGACTATTGGAAGAATATGATGAATGGCCAACCTATGCCTGAAGCAATCAAAGACCTCCTTGTTCAAGATCCACAAGTATCAGATGCAGTGAAGGATCATTTTATTAGGGACTTTGATATAAAGCCTAACACCATATTATATCACACACATGTTGTGCCCAACAAGCAGAAGCAGAAGCAGAATATTCAGCAGGCCATGGCCAAGAAATTAGAACCAAAGTTTCAAGGAACTGAAAGACATGGTTGa
- the LOC100796744 gene encoding ATP-dependent Clp protease proteolytic subunit 6, chloroplastic — translation MVPQALSVPASSSLAIASRTRSPSHLVFSQRNPCSIASSLPNPYGHSSEVGLSSKSRGFPLKHDEKNIHGASTSYGAIEAKGNPPITPAVMTPGGPLDLTSVLFRNRIIFIGQPVNSQVAQRVISQLVTLATINENADILVYINCPGGSTYSVLAIYDCMSWIKPKVGTVCFGVAASQGALLLAGGEKGMRYAMPNARITIHQPQSGCGGHVEDVRRQVNEAVQSRHKIDKMYSVFTGQPLEKVQQYTERDRFLSVSEALEFGLIDGVLETEY, via the exons ATGGTACCTCAAGCTTTGTCAGTGCCTGCGAGTTCCAGCTTGGCTATCGCTTCTCGCACCAGAAGTCCCTCCCACCTCGTATTTTCTCAAAG AAACCCGTGCTCGATAGCTTCTTCCTTGCCAAACCCATATGGCCATTCATCGGAAGTTG GGTTATCAAGTAAAAGCCGTGGCTTTCCTTTAAAACATGATGAGAAAAATATCCATGGTGCTAGTACAAG TTATGGTGCAATTGAAGCCAAGGGGAATCCGCCGATAACTCCAGCAGTGATGACTCCTGGAGGACCTCTTGATCTCACATCTGTTTTGTTCAGGAATCGTATAATCTTCATAGGTCAGCCAGTCAATTCACAAGTGGCTCAGAGAGTTATATCCCAGCTTGTGACTCTAGCTACTATAAATGAAAATGCAGACATACTG GTATATATAAATTGTCCTGGTGGAAGCACATATTCAGTGTTGGCAATTTATGATTGCATGTCTTGG ATAAAGCCCAAGGTTGGTACCGTGTGTTTTGGAGTAGCTGCAAGCCAAGGAGCACTTCTCCTTGCTGGAGGTGAGAAGGGAATGCGCTATGCGATGCCAAATGCTCGCATAACGATACATCAACCACAGAGTGGATGTGGG GGTCATGTTGAGGATGTCAGACGCCAAGTGAATGAAGCTGTTCAATCTCGCCAT AAAATTGACAAGATGTATAGTGTTTTTACTGGACAGCCATTAGAGAAGGTGCAACAGTACACAGAGAGGGACCGTTTTCTGTCTGTTTCTGAG GCTTTGGAGTTTGGTCTTATTGATGGTGTCCTGGAAACAGAGTATTGA
- the LOC100787424 gene encoding BURP domain-containing protein 4 isoform X2 gives MAPTLALQFLSLFLLFIMNGYVIGARDMKVELRDQKQVEWYKATSVSNDESNGKGYITTSESAEPNYIASYTAAKHNQNHEKLHQPYIAGYTSDAANKANQYIAGYRTKTHDSNTPYIAGYTTTSASHKANQPNYLAGYRTKTDDSNTPYIAGYTTTNAHVANNQPNYIAGYRTSTTQESNTPSYIAGYRTSTTQESNTPYIAGYRTSTTQESNTPYIAGYRTSTTQESNTPYIAGYRTRTTHDPNAPYIAGYTTTSAKKAPKGSSHDDTTGPYITQYGGPGPKNDPKESSNLDHTEAFKTGFFALDDLYVGNVMTLQFPIQDVSQFLPRKEAESIPFSISQLPSVLQLFSISEDSPEANAMRDTLEQCEAEPITGETKICATSLESMLEFIGTIIGSETKHNILTTTLPTASGVPLQKFTILEVSEDINAAKWVACHPLPYPYAIYYCHFIATGSKVFKVSLGSENGDDKIEALGICHLDTSDWSPNHIIFRQLGIKPGKDAVCHFFPIKHLMWVPKPLQATM, from the exons ATGGCTCCTACTCTTGCCCTTcagtttctttctcttttccttttgttcattATG AATGGCTATGTCATTGGAGCTAGAGATATGAAGGTAGAACTGCGAGATCAGAAGCAAGTGGAATGGTACAAAGCCACATCAGTGTCCAATGACGAGTCTAATGGCAAAGGGTACATAACCACTTCAGAATCCGCTGAACCTAATTACATAGCTTCATATACTGCTGCTAAACACAACCAAAACCATGAAAAACTCCATCAACCTTACATAGCTGGGTACACAAGTGATGCTGCCAACAAAGCCAATCAATACATAGCAGGGTATAggaccaaaactcatgattccaATACACCTTACATAGCTGGGTACACAACAACCAGTGCTTCCCACAAAGCCAATCAACCTAATTACCTTGCAGGGTATAGGACCAAAACCGATGATTCCAATACACCCTACATAGCTGGGTATACAACAACTAATGCCCATGTGGCAAATAATCAACCTAATTAC ATTGCAGGGTATAGGACTAGCACCACCCAAGAATCCAATACACCTTCTTACATTGCAGGGTATAGGACTAGCACCACCCAAGAATCCAATACACCTTACATTGCAGGGTATAGGACTAGCACCACCCAAGAATCCAATACACCTTACATTGCAGGGTATAGGACTAGCACCACCCAAGAATCCAATACACCTTACATTGCAGGGTATAGGACTAGAACCACCCATGATCCTAATGCACCTTACATAGCTGGGTACACAACAACTAGTGCCAAGAAAGCTCCAAAAGGGTCATCTCATGATGATACCACTGGACCTTACATAACCCAATATGGTGGACCCGGTCCCAAAAATGACCCAAaagaatcttccaacttggacCATACAGAGGCTTTCAAGACAGGATTTTTCGCCTTGGATGATCTATATGTTGGGAATGTGATGACCCTCCAATTTCCAATTCAAGATGTTTCTCAATTCTTACCAAGAAAAGAGGCTGAGTCCATTCCTTTCTCAATCTCACAACTCCCCAGTGTTCTTCAACTCTTCTCAATCTCTGAAGATTCTCCTGAGGCCAATGCCATGAGAGACACACTTGAACAATGTGAAGCAGAACCCATCACAGGGGAGACCAAGATTTGTGCCACCTCTTTAGAGTCCATGCTTGAATTCATTGGCACAATCATTGGTTCAGAGACCAAGCATAATATTCTCACAACCACACTTCCCACAGCCTCAGGTGTCCCTCTACAAAAGTTCACCATTTTGGAAGTGTCTGAAGATATCAACGCTGCTAAATGGGTAGCTTGTCATCCCCTACCATATCCCTATGCCATTTACTATTGCCACTTCATAGCAACAGGGAGCAAGGTGTTCAAGGTCTCACTAGGTAGCGAGAATGGAGATGACAAAATTGAAGCTCTTGGCATTTGCCATTTGGACACATCTGATTGGAGCCCAAATCATATTATATTTAGGCAGCTTGGAATCAAGCCTGGGAAGGATGCAGTGTGCCACTTCTTCCCTATAAAACATCTTATGTGGGTTCCCAAGCCTTTACAAGCCACCATGTGA
- the LOC100787424 gene encoding ice nucleation protein InaA isoform X1 codes for MAPTLALQFLSLFLLFIMNGYVIGARDMKVELRDQKQVEWYKATSVSNDESNGKGYITTSESAEPNYIASYTAAKHNQNHEKLHQPYIAGYTSDAANKANQYIAGYRTKTHDSNTPYIAGYTTTSASHKANQPNYLAGYRTKTDDSNTPYIAGYTTTNAHVANNQPNYIAGYRTSTTQESNTPSYIAGYRTSTTQESNTPSYIAGYRTSTTQESNTPYIAGYRTSTTQESNTPYIAGYRTSTTQESNTPYIAGYRTRTTHDPNAPYIAGYTTTSAKKAPKGSSHDDTTGPYITQYGGPGPKNDPKESSNLDHTEAFKTGFFALDDLYVGNVMTLQFPIQDVSQFLPRKEAESIPFSISQLPSVLQLFSISEDSPEANAMRDTLEQCEAEPITGETKICATSLESMLEFIGTIIGSETKHNILTTTLPTASGVPLQKFTILEVSEDINAAKWVACHPLPYPYAIYYCHFIATGSKVFKVSLGSENGDDKIEALGICHLDTSDWSPNHIIFRQLGIKPGKDAVCHFFPIKHLMWVPKPLQATM; via the exons ATGGCTCCTACTCTTGCCCTTcagtttctttctcttttccttttgttcattATG AATGGCTATGTCATTGGAGCTAGAGATATGAAGGTAGAACTGCGAGATCAGAAGCAAGTGGAATGGTACAAAGCCACATCAGTGTCCAATGACGAGTCTAATGGCAAAGGGTACATAACCACTTCAGAATCCGCTGAACCTAATTACATAGCTTCATATACTGCTGCTAAACACAACCAAAACCATGAAAAACTCCATCAACCTTACATAGCTGGGTACACAAGTGATGCTGCCAACAAAGCCAATCAATACATAGCAGGGTATAggaccaaaactcatgattccaATACACCTTACATAGCTGGGTACACAACAACCAGTGCTTCCCACAAAGCCAATCAACCTAATTACCTTGCAGGGTATAGGACCAAAACCGATGATTCCAATACACCCTACATAGCTGGGTATACAACAACTAATGCCCATGTGGCAAATAATCAACCTAATTACATTGCAGGGTATAGGACTAGCACCACCCAAGAATCCAATACACCTTCTTACATTGCAGGGTATAGGACTAGCACCACCCAAGAATCCAATACACCTTCTTACATTGCAGGGTATAGGACTAGCACCACCCAAGAATCCAATACACCTTACATTGCAGGGTATAGGACTAGCACCACCCAAGAATCCAATACACCTTACATTGCAGGGTATAGGACTAGCACCACCCAAGAATCCAATACACCTTACATTGCAGGGTATAGGACTAGAACCACCCATGATCCTAATGCACCTTACATAGCTGGGTACACAACAACTAGTGCCAAGAAAGCTCCAAAAGGGTCATCTCATGATGATACCACTGGACCTTACATAACCCAATATGGTGGACCCGGTCCCAAAAATGACCCAAaagaatcttccaacttggacCATACAGAGGCTTTCAAGACAGGATTTTTCGCCTTGGATGATCTATATGTTGGGAATGTGATGACCCTCCAATTTCCAATTCAAGATGTTTCTCAATTCTTACCAAGAAAAGAGGCTGAGTCCATTCCTTTCTCAATCTCACAACTCCCCAGTGTTCTTCAACTCTTCTCAATCTCTGAAGATTCTCCTGAGGCCAATGCCATGAGAGACACACTTGAACAATGTGAAGCAGAACCCATCACAGGGGAGACCAAGATTTGTGCCACCTCTTTAGAGTCCATGCTTGAATTCATTGGCACAATCATTGGTTCAGAGACCAAGCATAATATTCTCACAACCACACTTCCCACAGCCTCAGGTGTCCCTCTACAAAAGTTCACCATTTTGGAAGTGTCTGAAGATATCAACGCTGCTAAATGGGTAGCTTGTCATCCCCTACCATATCCCTATGCCATTTACTATTGCCACTTCATAGCAACAGGGAGCAAGGTGTTCAAGGTCTCACTAGGTAGCGAGAATGGAGATGACAAAATTGAAGCTCTTGGCATTTGCCATTTGGACACATCTGATTGGAGCCCAAATCATATTATATTTAGGCAGCTTGGAATCAAGCCTGGGAAGGATGCAGTGTGCCACTTCTTCCCTATAAAACATCTTATGTGGGTTCCCAAGCCTTTACAAGCCACCATGTGA
- the LOC100800461 gene encoding polyol transporter 5 isoform X1: protein MTQGKIVEAAEAHKTLEDFDPPKKRKRNKYAFACAVLASMTSILLGYDIGVMSGAALYIKRDLKVSDVQIEILLGIINLYSLIGSCLAGRTSDWIGRRYTIVFAGAIFFVGALLMGFSPNYSFLMFGRFVAGIGIGYALMIAPVYTAEVSPASSRGFLTSFPEVFINGGILLGYISNYGFSKLTLKVGWRMMLGVGAIPSVVLTVGVLAMPESPRWLVMRGRLGEARKVLNKTSDSREEAQLRLAEIKQAAGIPESCNDDVVQVTKRSTGEGVWKELFLYPTPPIRHIVIAALGIHFFQQASGVDAVVLYSPRIFEKAGIKDDTHKLLATVAVGFVKTVFILAATFTLDRVGRRPLLLSSVGGMVLSLLTLAISLTIIGHSERKLMWAVALSIAMVLAYVATFSIGAGPITWVYSSEIFPLRLRAQGAAAGVVVNRTTSGVVSMTFLSLSEAITIGGAFFLYCGIATLGWIFFYTLLPETRGKTLEDMEGSFGTFRSKSNATKGVENGNGQVAQVQLGTNVQT, encoded by the exons ATGACTCAGGGAAAGATAGTTGAAGCTGCAGAAGCTCATAAAACACTTGAGGATTTCGATCCTCCAAAGAAGCGCAAAAGGAACAAGTATGCTTTTGCTTGTGCTGTGCTGGCCTCCATGACTTCCATCTTGCTTGGCTACG ATATTGGTGTGATGAGTGGAGCAGCCTTGTACATAAAAAGGGACCTGAAAGTGTCGGATGTGCAAATCGAGATCCTGCTCGGAATCATCAACCTCTACTCTCTGATAGGCTCATGCCTCGCCGGCAGAACCTCCGACTGGATAGGTCGGCGTTACACGATTGTTTTCGCCGGCGCCATCTTCTTTGTCGGAGCACTTCTCATGGGTTTCTCCCCCAACTATTCCTTTCTCATGTTCGGCCGTTTCGTTGCCGGCATCGGCATCGGCTACGCCCTCATGATAGCCCCCGTCTACACCGCCGAGGTCTCCCCGGCCTCCTCTCGTGGCTTCCTCACATCCTTCCCCGAG GTTTTTATTAATGGAGGGATATTACTTGGATACATATCAAACTATGGATTTTCGAAGCTGACACTGAAGGTGGGATGGCGAATGATGCTTGGAGTGGGTGCAATTCCTTCGGTAGTCCTAACGGTGGGAGTGTTAGCGATGCCTGAGTCCCCAAGGTGGCTAGTGATGAGGGGTCGTTTGGGAGAGGCAAGAAAAGTGCTTAACAAAACCTCAGACAGCAGGGAAGAGGCCCAACTAAGGCTAGCCGAAATCAAACAAGCCGCAGGGATCCCCGAGAGTTGCAACGACGACGTCGTTCAGGTAACCAAACGAAGCACAGGTGAAGGCGTATGGAAAGAACTCTTCCTCTATCCAACGCCCCCAATTCGTCACATCGTAATCGCTGCCCTTGGGATTCACTTCTTCCAACAAGCGTCGGGCGTAGACGCCGTCGTTTTGTACAGCCCCAGGATCTTCGAGAAGGCTGGGATCAAAGACGACACGCATAAACTTCTTGCAACCGTGGCCGTTGGATTCGTCAAAACCGTTTTCATCTTGGCGGCTACTTTTACGTTGGACCGCGTGGGTCGTCGTCCGTTGTTGTTGTCTAGTGTCGGGGGCATGGTGCTCTCTCTCCTCACGCTCGCTATCAGCCTCACGATCATTGGTCACTCCGAGAGGAAACTAATGTGGGCCGTTGCATTGAGCATAGCCATGGTGTTGGCTTACGTGGCCACGTTCTCCATTGGTGCGGGTCCCATCACGTGGGTTTATAGTTCTGAGATCTTCCCGTTGAGGCTGCGGGCGCAGGGTGCGGCCGCGGGAGTTGTGGTGAACAGGACCACAAGTGGGGTTGTCTCAATGACTTTTTTGTCCCTCTCTGAAGCCATCACCATTGGTGGAGCTTTCTTCCTTTATTGTGGCATTGCTACCCTTGGGTGGATATTCTTTTACACCCTGCTTCCTGAGACTCGGGGTAAAACGCTCGAAGACATGGAAGGGTCTTTTGGTACTTTTAGGTCCAAATCCAACGCCACTAAGGGAGTAGAAAATGGGAATGGCCAAGTAGCACAAGTCCAGCTAGGGACCAATGTCCAAACATAG
- the LOC100800461 gene encoding polyol transporter 5 isoform X2: MSGAALYIKRDLKVSDVQIEILLGIINLYSLIGSCLAGRTSDWIGRRYTIVFAGAIFFVGALLMGFSPNYSFLMFGRFVAGIGIGYALMIAPVYTAEVSPASSRGFLTSFPEVFINGGILLGYISNYGFSKLTLKVGWRMMLGVGAIPSVVLTVGVLAMPESPRWLVMRGRLGEARKVLNKTSDSREEAQLRLAEIKQAAGIPESCNDDVVQVTKRSTGEGVWKELFLYPTPPIRHIVIAALGIHFFQQASGVDAVVLYSPRIFEKAGIKDDTHKLLATVAVGFVKTVFILAATFTLDRVGRRPLLLSSVGGMVLSLLTLAISLTIIGHSERKLMWAVALSIAMVLAYVATFSIGAGPITWVYSSEIFPLRLRAQGAAAGVVVNRTTSGVVSMTFLSLSEAITIGGAFFLYCGIATLGWIFFYTLLPETRGKTLEDMEGSFGTFRSKSNATKGVENGNGQVAQVQLGTNVQT, from the exons ATGAGTGGAGCAGCCTTGTACATAAAAAGGGACCTGAAAGTGTCGGATGTGCAAATCGAGATCCTGCTCGGAATCATCAACCTCTACTCTCTGATAGGCTCATGCCTCGCCGGCAGAACCTCCGACTGGATAGGTCGGCGTTACACGATTGTTTTCGCCGGCGCCATCTTCTTTGTCGGAGCACTTCTCATGGGTTTCTCCCCCAACTATTCCTTTCTCATGTTCGGCCGTTTCGTTGCCGGCATCGGCATCGGCTACGCCCTCATGATAGCCCCCGTCTACACCGCCGAGGTCTCCCCGGCCTCCTCTCGTGGCTTCCTCACATCCTTCCCCGAG GTTTTTATTAATGGAGGGATATTACTTGGATACATATCAAACTATGGATTTTCGAAGCTGACACTGAAGGTGGGATGGCGAATGATGCTTGGAGTGGGTGCAATTCCTTCGGTAGTCCTAACGGTGGGAGTGTTAGCGATGCCTGAGTCCCCAAGGTGGCTAGTGATGAGGGGTCGTTTGGGAGAGGCAAGAAAAGTGCTTAACAAAACCTCAGACAGCAGGGAAGAGGCCCAACTAAGGCTAGCCGAAATCAAACAAGCCGCAGGGATCCCCGAGAGTTGCAACGACGACGTCGTTCAGGTAACCAAACGAAGCACAGGTGAAGGCGTATGGAAAGAACTCTTCCTCTATCCAACGCCCCCAATTCGTCACATCGTAATCGCTGCCCTTGGGATTCACTTCTTCCAACAAGCGTCGGGCGTAGACGCCGTCGTTTTGTACAGCCCCAGGATCTTCGAGAAGGCTGGGATCAAAGACGACACGCATAAACTTCTTGCAACCGTGGCCGTTGGATTCGTCAAAACCGTTTTCATCTTGGCGGCTACTTTTACGTTGGACCGCGTGGGTCGTCGTCCGTTGTTGTTGTCTAGTGTCGGGGGCATGGTGCTCTCTCTCCTCACGCTCGCTATCAGCCTCACGATCATTGGTCACTCCGAGAGGAAACTAATGTGGGCCGTTGCATTGAGCATAGCCATGGTGTTGGCTTACGTGGCCACGTTCTCCATTGGTGCGGGTCCCATCACGTGGGTTTATAGTTCTGAGATCTTCCCGTTGAGGCTGCGGGCGCAGGGTGCGGCCGCGGGAGTTGTGGTGAACAGGACCACAAGTGGGGTTGTCTCAATGACTTTTTTGTCCCTCTCTGAAGCCATCACCATTGGTGGAGCTTTCTTCCTTTATTGTGGCATTGCTACCCTTGGGTGGATATTCTTTTACACCCTGCTTCCTGAGACTCGGGGTAAAACGCTCGAAGACATGGAAGGGTCTTTTGGTACTTTTAGGTCCAAATCCAACGCCACTAAGGGAGTAGAAAATGGGAATGGCCAAGTAGCACAAGTCCAGCTAGGGACCAATGTCCAAACATAG